The Acidobacteriota bacterium region TGACGCAGCGCCAGGCGCATTCGCTGCCCGTCAGGAAGACGGTGGCCGTCGTGAGCAGGCGTCCCGCGGCATCCGCCTCGGGTTCGACGAGGACGCCCTGGTGCCGGAACGGATCGTGGACGGGCCGCGGCCGGGCGGAGGCGGTCATGCGTAGAGTGCGTGGACGGCCCGGCGGCACTGCGCCTCGTCGGCGGGCAACACCTGTCGCAGCGTGGCTTCAGCCATGGCGCCGTGCTGGAAGCGACGCTTGGGAAACGCGGGCATGTCGAGTCCCGTCACGGCGCGTACTCCGCGAGCGACGATCTCGCCCTTGAGCGCGTACAGCGTCGGCACGTCGTAGCGCGTGAGCGTGGCGAACGGGATCCCCTCCGCCACGTCGACCACCGAGGGGCGCGTGTACGGACTGAACGCGTCGAAGCCGTAGCGACGCGCGGGCGCGTACGTCCGCACGTAGCTGCGGCTCAGGCCGCCGCTGTACGTCAGCGAATGCTTGATACGCCCGACACCCCACCCTTCGTGGTACAGCATCAGGTTGTCCACCACGCTGCGGATCGTGAGCTCGGGATTCTCCTCGATCGGGTAGTCCTTGAGGTTCTCGTCGCCGCCGTCGCCATCGACGAGGAAGCGCCACTCCGGATACGCCGCGCGGATGCCGCGGCACAGTCGCAGACCGAGCGCCGCACACTCGACGTCGAGCGGCTTGTAGTCCTCGATCACGCGCAGCGTCTCCGCGAGATCCAGCGGATCGTCTCCGGCAGGGACACTCTCGAAGAACAGTCCGAGTCCGAGCTGGTCGAGGAACGCGCGCGCCTGCGCGACATCGGGGCCGCCGGCGTCGAGCACGAACGCCTTCAGGCGCGCGGGCGACATCCCCAGGTGCCGCATCGTGTCGTAGACGACGAGGAACACCGAGCCGGAGTCGATACCACCTGAGAAGCACACGCCGACGGGGGCCGTGCCGCCGGACACGGCGTCGACATGGCGCAACCACTTGGCCACCTCGGTCTGCAGCGCCCCGATGTAACGCGCACCGATCGCGTCGAGGTCGGGTTCCAGCGCGCCACGCTCGGGCGTGAAGAAGCGCGTGTAGATCGGATCGGGGTCGGGGCATCCCACCAGCCGGATCTCGACGATGTGGTGGGCGGGGACCATGCGGGTGTAGCTCGGATGGAACTGCCCGGCGAGGCCCTCGGTCGCGAGCGCGTCGCGCAGCGTGTCCATGCGATCGGCGATGAACAACGCGGGTCCTTCCGCGCGCTTGGCGAGGAAGTAGCGCATCGGTCTGTCGAGCGACCGCGCGAGCCGCACGGTGATGCCGTCCTTGGCAACGAGCGCGAACGACCCGTCGATCG contains the following coding sequences:
- a CDS encoding asparagine synthetase B family protein gives rise to the protein MHRYIERVVDLLDESLNLLHGITIDEARARVGSGDPAAVRAIDGSFALVAKDGITVRLARSLDRPMRYFLAKRAEGPALFIADRMDTLRDALATEGLAGQFHPSYTRMVPAHHIVEIRLVGCPDPDPIYTRFFTPERGALEPDLDAIGARYIGALQTEVAKWLRHVDAVSGGTAPVGVCFSGGIDSGSVFLVVYDTMRHLGMSPARLKAFVLDAGGPDVAQARAFLDQLGLGLFFESVPAGDDPLDLAETLRVIEDYKPLDVECAALGLRLCRGIRAAYPEWRFLVDGDGGDENLKDYPIEENPELTIRSVVDNLMLYHEGWGVGRIKHSLTYSGGLSRSYVRTYAPARRYGFDAFSPYTRPSVVDVAEGIPFATLTRYDVPTLYALKGEIVARGVRAVTGLDMPAFPKRRFQHGAMAEATLRQVLPADEAQCRRAVHALYA